The Pseudomonas sp. HOU2 DNA window TGCTGGTCAACCCGAGTGTCGAGGTGTACCTGCTTGATACCGAGGGGCGGATTGTCGGTAATGCTGCCCCCGAAGGCCACTTGCGGCGGGAGAAGGTCGATCTGGTTCCGGTGCAGCGTCTGCTTGCCGATCAGCCGTTGCCGATCCTCGGCGATGACCCGCGCAGCGTCGACGGGCGCAAGGTGTTCAGCGCCGCGCCATTGAAGGTCAATGGCAAACCGGCCGGCTATCTGTACGTAGTGTTGCTCAGCGAAGAACACGATCGGTTCGCCGAACGTGGCGCGACCAGTGCTGCACTCAATACGGCGTTGCTGTCGATCGGGCTGGTGGCGCTGTTGTGCCTGATCGCCGGTCTCACGGCGTTCAACCTGATTACCCGGCCATTGCGGCGATTGACCGACACCGTCAGCCGTTTCGACATTGATGGCGCGCCGCAACCTCTGCCGGCACCTTCAGTGGCTGTGGATAAAAGCGCTGACCCGGATGAAATCGCCGTACTCGACGGTGCCTTCCGGCAGATGCAAAACCGATTGGGCGAACAGTGGCGCTCGTTGACCCGCCAGGATCAGGAGCGCCGTGAACTGGTGGCGAATATCTCCCACGACCTGCGCACGCCACTGGCCTCGCTGCACGGTTATCTGGAAACCCTGTCACTCAAGGACGCCACACTCACCGCCGAAGAACGCCGGCGTTATCTGGGCATTGCCCTCGATCAAAGCCGCAAGGTCGGCGGGTTGGCGCAATCGCTGCTGGAACTGGTGCGACTGGAGCACGGTTTCGTGCAGCCGGTACTGGAGCGCTTCTCGCTGATCGATCTGCTGCAGGACATCTTCCAGAAATTCGAACTGGCCGCCGAAGCTCGCCACGTTGAACTCAAGGCCAGCTTCGGGCCGAACCTGCCGACGGTCTGCGCCGACCTTGGCTTGATCGAAAGGGTACTGACCAACCTGGTGGACAATGCCTTGCGCCACACGCCTGCGGGCGGTGAAATCGAGCTGGATTTGAAACCCCTGGGCGCCTTGGTCGAAGTCACGGTCAGCGACACCGGCCCCGGCATCGCTCCCGAGTTGCGCGAAGGCCTGTTCCTGCGTCCGTTCAATATTGGTGGGGCGCGACGTGACGGTGGATTGGGGCTGCGCATCGTCCACCGTATTCTGCAACTGCACGGGCGTGAGATTCAGTTGATCGATGTCGCCGGGCGCGGGGCGACTTTCCGCTTCACGCTGCCGACCGATCAGCAAACCGCCGAACAGTGGATGGTGCGCTCGATGAACCTGAACACGCCGGACAAATAATCCGCACCACCGGACTGTTGTTCCGTGACAACGCCGCCCCGCTCCCCTAAATTAACCGGCCTGAAAAAGACCTCGCGCTTTCTCGTTTCCACTCAAGTTAAAAAAGTAGTGAAATTTCAATGTCCGATTTCAACACCGCTGAATCCGTAGTCACCGAATCGTCCAAAGCGGAATACGAAAACTCCATCAATCTTTCACAACACCTTCCACAAGCCAAAATCATCAGCGAGATGGTGCTGGACGCGTTCCAGTCGACCCGCGAAAGCGACCAGATCCGCGAGCTGCGCGCCGCGATCCGCCAAGCGCACGACAGCTTCGATGACGACAAGGCCTACGAGCTGATGGGCCAGCTCAAGGCGCTGAAAGACGCCGAAGCCGCCGACCTCGCCGCCCTTGAAGACCTGAGCAGCAAGTTCTCGATCGGCCGCATCCTGTCCTGCTTCAAGGACGATCCGGCGTTTCAGGAAATCGTCTACGGCCTCGCGCTCAAAGTGCTGAACCAGACCCATCAGGCGATCAGCAACCCGAGCGGCGGCAAGAGCAAGGCCGCCAAGAAGAAAGAACTCGAAATCTTCACCATCAGCAAGGACGGCAGCAGCGTGACCCTGCCGCTGCGCACCCCGCGTTCGCGTATGAACGTTGACCGTGAAGCGCTGGAGTTCCTCGGTTTCACCTTCGTCGGTGAAGGCGAAGAAGCCGAGTTGGAAGGCGAAACCTTCATCGACAACGCCGGCACCGAACACGCGATCAACCGCAAGAACATCATCACCGCCCTGCAACAGCAGACCGCGTTCGATGGTTACAGCATCGCCGCGCAGTAAATCCGGCGCCGACGAAAAAGCCCCGCACTGCGATTCAGGCGGGGCTTTTTGTTGGGCGGCGTGACGATCAGACTTCCGGCTGCACCGCTGCGACCATGTCGACTTCAATCGCGGCGTTCTTCGGCAACTGATAGACACCGACCGTGGTGCGGGTGTGCCGGCCGGCATCGCCGAGCACATGGCTGAACACGTCCGATGCACCGTTGGCCACTTCGCTCAGGTCAACGAAGTCCGGGGTCGACTTCACATACACCGTGACCCGCAACAACGCCCGGATCTTGTCCAGTGAACCGACCGCATCGACGATCAGCGCCAGGCAGCGCATGGCACTGATGCTCGCGGCGGCCTGCGCATCCTTGAGGGTCAACTCCAGCCCCACCCGACCCGGATACTGAATCTTGCCGTGGGTACGCGGCACCATGCCGCTGATGTACAACTCATCGCGATGACGGATCAGCGGCGCGTAATTGCCGCCGGCGGTGTTCTCGCCATAGATGTCGTAGTTCAGCTCTTGTGCCAGGGCAATGAAGCGTTCGTCGCAGGTCATCCTCTCAGTCATTTCGCCCAGCCTCTCGATTGATGCATGAATAACAGTGTCCCTGCGAAGTGGCATGGCGCTATCACCGTTATGGTTGGATCCAAATCTAGGGGGTTTACGCCGATATCGCAACTAAACCCTGTAGGAGCTGCGGCACGCTGCGATCTTTTGATTTTGATTGTATTTTTAAAGATCAGGATCAAAAGATCGCAGCGTGCCGCAGCTCCTACAAATGTATCGCGTCGAAGTGGCCTCTGCTCGCGATTGCCGACGCCTTACCGAAAGCCAGCCAACAAAAAACCCCGCACATCTCTCAATGTGCGGGGTTTTTCGTGAAGCCATCCAGCCTTACGGCGCGTACGTCAGCAGCAGCTCGGCCGGCACCTTGAAGTCCAGGGACATCATGACGCTCAGGGCGGTGATGGTGAAGATCGAGAACACGAACAGCTTGCGTGCCCAGACCGTGTCATCCACCGCCTTGTAGCCGGTCCAGGCCATGTACAACCAGTACATGCCCATGGCCGCGGCGACCGCGAGGTAGCTCATGCCGGCGTAACCGCTGAAGGTCAGCATCAAGGTCGCCACGAGGAACGCCAGGATGTAGAGCAGGATGTGCTTCTTGGCCACTTCGATTCCGCGCTTGACGGGCAGCACCGGAATCGATGCGGCCAGGTAGTCGTTGAAGCGGAAGATCGCGATGGCGTAGGAATGCGGCATCTGCCACAGGCTGAACATCACCAGCAGGGTCAGTGCGGCCATGTCGAAGCTGTTGGTGACGGCAACGTAACCGATCACTGGCGGCATGGCGCCCGACAGACTGCCCACCAGCGTGCCGTGCACCGACTTGCGCTTGAGGTACAGGCTGTAGAAGCCGACGTAGATGATGAAGCCGATTACCGCGAACAGGGCGGCCAACGGGTTGGCCACCTTGTACAACAAGGCAACGCCGAGAACACCCAGGATGGTCGCGTAGACCAGGGCCAGTTTCAGGGAGATCAAGCCCTGCACCAGCACCCGGTTTTTTGTGCGTTCCATCTTCAGGTCGATGTCGCGGTCGATGCAGTTGTTGAACACGCAACCGGAGGCCACGACCAGGGAAGTGCCGATCATGGCGGCCAGGAACACCGCCAGATCTACATGCCCTTTCGAGGCCAGGAAGAACCCGCCTGCCACAGAAAGCACGTTACCGAAAATGATCCCCGGTTTGGTGATTTGGATAAAGTGCTTGAGCGACATCGGGTCTACCTCACTTCGCCATCATGTACGTGTGGATGCTGAACATGATCCACAGCGACAGGCCAACCAGCAGCAGGATCACGATGGCCGTAAAGACAAACGCGATCACGTTGTTACGTTGTGCAATCGAACGGTCCAGGTGCAGGAAGTAGTACAGGTGAACGATCACCTGGATTACCGCGAACAGCAGGACGATTGCCAGCGTGGTCGACTTCGGCAAGGTCGGAAACATCACCAGGCCGAACGGGATGGCAGTCAGGATCACCGACAGGATGAAGCCGATGGCGTACGACTTTACGCTGCCGTGGCCAGCATCATGGCTGTCATGGGAGTGTGCATTAGCCATTACAGAGTCCCCATCAGGTAAACAACGGTGAATACGCAGATCCACACCACGTCCAGGAAGTGCCAGAACAGGCTCAGGCAGCTCAGACGGGTCTTGTTGGTCGCCGTCAGGCCGTGCTTGTTGACCTGGTACATCATGATGCCCATCCAGATCAGACCCGCAGATACGTGCAGACCGTGGGTACCGACCAGGGTGAAGAACGCCGACAGGAAGCCCGAACGGCTAGGACCGAAGCCCTCGGAGATCAGCAGGTGGAACTCGTTGATCTCCATGGCGATGAAGCCTGCGCCGAGCAGGAAGGTCATGAACAACCAGCCCAGAACCTGCTGCTTCTTGCCTTTGTACAACGCCAGCATGGCGAAGCCGTAGGTGATCGAACTGAACAACAGCAGAGCGGTTTCGCCCAGCACGTATGGCAGTTCGAAGATGTCGTGGCCCGACGGGCCACCGGCGACGTTGTTTACCAGTACTGCGTACACCGCGAAGATCGACGCAAACAGAATGCAGTCGGTCATCAGGTAGAGCCAGAAACCGTATACGGTCATCTCGCCCGAGTCGTGGTGATGGTCATCGTGCCCATGGTCACCATGGGCGTGTCCAACATTGGTCACTAAGTTCGACATGGTTTAAGCCTGTTCCAACGAGGTTACACGGGTGGCATTGGCCGGGATTTTCCCTGCCGCGACCAGACGCTTGTGCTGCTCGGCTTCGATGCGCTCGATCGTTTCAACCGGAACCATGTAGCCCTGGTCGTCACGTGCGGCGTGGATCACGAAGTAGATGACAGTGCCGGCCAGGCTGGCGATCGCCAACCACCAGATGTGCCAGATCATCGCGAAACCGAAGACGGTCAGCAGTGCGCCCATCACCACGCCAGTGGCGGTGTTGTTCGGCATGTGGATCGGCTCGTACTTGGCCGGAGCCTGGTACGCAGTACCGTTTTCCTTGGCCTCGGTGAACGGGTCGATGCAGTCAGCCTTCGGCAGCACAGCGAAGTTGTAGAACGGAGGTGGCGACGAGGTCGACCATTCCAGAGTGTGGGCATTCCACGGGTCACCGTGTTCGCACATGTTCTCTGGCTTGTTGCGGTCACGCACACTGACGTACAGCTGGATCAGTTGGCAGGCGATACCGACAGCGATCATCACCGCACCGAACATGGCAACGTACAGGTACGGTACCCACTCAGGGTTGGTGGTGGCGTTCAGACGACGGGTCATGCCCATGAAGCCCAGTGCATAGAGCGGCATGAACGCGACGAAGAAGCCCGAGATCCAGAACCAGAACGCTGCTTTACCCCAGCCTTCGTGCAGCTTGAAGCCGAACGCTTTCGGGAAGTAGAAGCCGAAACCGGCGATGTAGCCGAATACCGCGCCGCCGATGATCACGTTGTGGAAGTGCGCGATCACGAACAGGCTGTTGTGCAGAACGAAGTCAGCACCCGGGATGGCCAGCAGTACGCCGGTCATGCCGCCGATGGCGAAGGTCACCATGAAGCCCAGAGTCCACAGCACCTGGCTGGTGAAGCGCAGACGGCCCTGGTAGATGGTGAACAGCCAGTTGAACAGTTTCACACCCGTCGGGATGGAAATCAGCATCGTCGCCAGACCGAAGAAGGCGTTGACGCTGGCACCCGAACCCATGGTGAAGAAGTGGTGCAGCCAAACCATGAAGCCCAGTACCGAGATCGCGCCCGAAGCGTAGATCATCGAGTGGTGGCCGAACAGTTTCTTGCCGGTGAACGCCGAGATCACTTCCGAGAAGATGCCGAATGCCGGCAGGATCAGGATGTAAACCTCAGGGTGGCCCCAGGCCCAGAACAGGTTGACGTACATCATTGGATTGCCACCAAGTTCATTGGTGAAAATGTGGAAATCCATGTAACGGTCGAGGGTCAGCAGTGCCAGGGTAGCGGTCAGGATCGGGAACGAAGCCACGATCAGGACGTTGGCCCAGGTGCAGGTCCAGGTGAAGATCGGCATGTCCATCAGTTTCATGCCAGGGGTACGCATTTTCAGCACGGTCGCGAGGAAGTTAACCCCGGTTAACGTTGTACCCAGACCCGATAGCTGTAGCGCCCAGATGTAGTAGTCCATCCCCACGCCAGGACTGTATTGCAGACCCGACAGCGGCGGATAGGCAACCCAACCGGTCTTGGCGAATTCGCCGACGCCCAGGGACAGGTTGATCAGCACAACGCCGGACACCAGCAGCCAGAAGCTCAGG harbors:
- a CDS encoding HAMP domain-containing sensor histidine kinase, whose amino-acid sequence is MKLTLSQRLSVVFAVLLLVCCGTSAWLQVRSSKMHELEVVQGLSRDLAQHIAHDTVLMDSNGLMPGAVRELFSKLMLVNPSVEVYLLDTEGRIVGNAAPEGHLRREKVDLVPVQRLLADQPLPILGDDPRSVDGRKVFSAAPLKVNGKPAGYLYVVLLSEEHDRFAERGATSAALNTALLSIGLVALLCLIAGLTAFNLITRPLRRLTDTVSRFDIDGAPQPLPAPSVAVDKSADPDEIAVLDGAFRQMQNRLGEQWRSLTRQDQERRELVANISHDLRTPLASLHGYLETLSLKDATLTAEERRRYLGIALDQSRKVGGLAQSLLELVRLEHGFVQPVLERFSLIDLLQDIFQKFELAAEARHVELKASFGPNLPTVCADLGLIERVLTNLVDNALRHTPAGGEIELDLKPLGALVEVTVSDTGPGIAPELREGLFLRPFNIGGARRDGGLGLRIVHRILQLHGREIQLIDVAGRGATFRFTLPTDQQTAEQWMVRSMNLNTPDK
- a CDS encoding RidA family protein; this translates as MTERMTCDERFIALAQELNYDIYGENTAGGNYAPLIRHRDELYISGMVPRTHGKIQYPGRVGLELTLKDAQAAASISAMRCLALIVDAVGSLDKIRALLRVTVYVKSTPDFVDLSEVANGASDVFSHVLGDAGRHTRTTVGVYQLPKNAAIEVDMVAAVQPEV
- the cyoE gene encoding heme o synthase, which encodes MSLKHFIQITKPGIIFGNVLSVAGGFFLASKGHVDLAVFLAAMIGTSLVVASGCVFNNCIDRDIDLKMERTKNRVLVQGLISLKLALVYATILGVLGVALLYKVANPLAALFAVIGFIIYVGFYSLYLKRKSVHGTLVGSLSGAMPPVIGYVAVTNSFDMAALTLLVMFSLWQMPHSYAIAIFRFNDYLAASIPVLPVKRGIEVAKKHILLYILAFLVATLMLTFSGYAGMSYLAVAAAMGMYWLYMAWTGYKAVDDTVWARKLFVFSIFTITALSVMMSLDFKVPAELLLTYAP
- the cyoD gene encoding cytochrome o ubiquinol oxidase subunit IV, coding for MANAHSHDSHDAGHGSVKSYAIGFILSVILTAIPFGLVMFPTLPKSTTLAIVLLFAVIQVIVHLYYFLHLDRSIAQRNNVIAFVFTAIVILLLVGLSLWIMFSIHTYMMAK
- the cyoC gene encoding cytochrome o ubiquinol oxidase subunit III, which encodes MSNLVTNVGHAHGDHGHDDHHHDSGEMTVYGFWLYLMTDCILFASIFAVYAVLVNNVAGGPSGHDIFELPYVLGETALLLFSSITYGFAMLALYKGKKQQVLGWLFMTFLLGAGFIAMEINEFHLLISEGFGPSRSGFLSAFFTLVGTHGLHVSAGLIWMGIMMYQVNKHGLTATNKTRLSCLSLFWHFLDVVWICVFTVVYLMGTL
- the cyoB gene encoding cytochrome o ubiquinol oxidase subunit I → MFGKLSWEAIPFHEPIVMVTISMIALGGLALFAAITYFKKWTYLWTEWLTSVDHKKIGVMYIIVAMVMLLRGFADAIMMRTQLAMATEGSPGYLPPEHYDQIFTAHGVIMIIFMAMPFFTGLMNLAVPLQIGARDVAFPFLNSLSFWLLVSGVVLINLSLGVGEFAKTGWVAYPPLSGLQYSPGVGMDYYIWALQLSGLGTTLTGVNFLATVLKMRTPGMKLMDMPIFTWTCTWANVLIVASFPILTATLALLTLDRYMDFHIFTNELGGNPMMYVNLFWAWGHPEVYILILPAFGIFSEVISAFTGKKLFGHHSMIYASGAISVLGFMVWLHHFFTMGSGASVNAFFGLATMLISIPTGVKLFNWLFTIYQGRLRFTSQVLWTLGFMVTFAIGGMTGVLLAIPGADFVLHNSLFVIAHFHNVIIGGAVFGYIAGFGFYFPKAFGFKLHEGWGKAAFWFWISGFFVAFMPLYALGFMGMTRRLNATTNPEWVPYLYVAMFGAVMIAVGIACQLIQLYVSVRDRNKPENMCEHGDPWNAHTLEWSTSSPPPFYNFAVLPKADCIDPFTEAKENGTAYQAPAKYEPIHMPNNTATGVVMGALLTVFGFAMIWHIWWLAIASLAGTVIYFVIHAARDDQGYMVPVETIERIEAEQHKRLVAAGKIPANATRVTSLEQA